The genomic interval CCGCGGCGCGCCGTCGCCCGAAGCTGTCCAGGCGTGACCACGCGCAACATCCGGTCGGTCGGGTCGGCACGCCGGAGGACATCGGGGCCCTCGCGGTGTATCTGCTCTCGCCCGCGTCGGGGTTCGTGACCGGGCAGCACGTCGTCATCGACGGCGGCATGGGCCGCAAGATGCAGTACGCCTGAGCAACGACGCGAGCATCACGCGACGTGCCGGCGGCTGAACCACGATGCGCAAAAGTGTCGGGTTTCATGTGCGGTTGCCCGGAGTGCTGCAAGCATCGCAGCATCACCCCCGTGGAGATCGTCATGAACACGTTGCGCACACTTGCCTGTCTCGGCCTGTTTTCGCTGGCTGCGGCCGGAACCGCCCACGCCCAGCACTACGGCCCGCAGGACGAAGGGCGCCGTTTCAACGACGGCAGCCGCGTGGTCTGCAAGGATGTCGAAGTCCAGCGCAACAGCTCCGACCCCAATCGCATCGGCGGCACGGCCGCAGGCGCGGTCATCGGTGGTCTGCTCGGCAACCAGATCGGCGGCGGCAACGGCCGCAAGCTCGCGACCGTGGGCGGTGCCGTGGCCGGTGGCGCGATCGGCCGCAACGTCCAGGGCAACCGTCAGGAGACCCGCGGCGACCGCATTGTCGAAACGCGCTGCGATCGCGTCTATCGCTGAGTTCCACCTCGTCGCGCACGCACGCCGGCATCCCGTTTGGGGTGCCGGCTTTTCTTTGCGCCTGAAACGATCCTTTCCGTCCCGCGCGCTACCGTAGCGCGCGGCTGACGCCACACTTTCCCGGTTGCCGCATCGCGGCCTGTCTCTCTCTCTCAACCAGGAAAGCCCAGCATGTCCAGCAATCCGTTCCTCGAAACTTCGCGACGTCGCCGCAGCCAGTACAGCCTCGGGCGCAACCTTCCGATCTCGCAGCAGGCGACCACCGACCTCATCCAGGAAGCGGTGCGCCTGAGCCCGTCGTCGTTCAACTCGCAGAGCTCGCGGGCGGTGATCCTGTTCGGCGATCAGAGCCAGACGTTCTGGGACATCGTCAAGGACGCACTGCGCGCGATCGTGCCGGCCGACGGCTTCGCCGCCACCGAAGCGAAGATCGACAGCTTCGCCGCCGGTGCGGGCACGGTGCTGTTCTACGAGGACCAGGACGTGGTCCGCAGCCTGCAGCAGCAGTTCCCGCTGTATGCGGACAACTTCCCGGTGTGGTCCGAACATGCGAGTGCGATGGCGCAGTTCTCGGTCTGGACCGCGCTCGCCAATGCCGGCATCGGCGCCAGCCTGCAGCATTACAACCCGCTGCCCGATGCCGCAGTGGCTGCGCAGTGGTCGCTGCCGGCAAGCTGGACCTTGCGCGCGCAGATGCCGTTCGGCTCGAACGAAGCGCCGTTCGGCGACAAGGACCACATCGACGACGCCGTGCGGTTCCGCGTGCACGGCTGAGTCGCCACGCCGCGGCGCCGTCCGACGGCGCCGCGCCGGGCGCGCGCGATCGCCGCGGTGATCGCAACGCGGCGGGTATCGACCATCGTCCCAAGGCGTCGCATCGCCCATCCGGGGTATCTTCGACGGCTTTTCCGTGTTCCGGAGCCGCCCGCATGTTCCAGCGCGCCACGCGCCTGTCCGTTCGCCTGGTCGAACGCTACCTGCCCGACGCCTACGTCTTCGTACTGATCTTCACCGCGATCGCCGCCGCGGCTGCGCTCGCGATCGAACGCACGCCGCCCCTGGAGCTCGTGCGCCATTGGGGCAACGGCTTCTGGGAACTGCTGGGGTTCTCGAT from Luteimonas sp. S4-F44 carries:
- a CDS encoding glycine zipper 2TM domain-containing protein encodes the protein MNTLRTLACLGLFSLAAAGTAHAQHYGPQDEGRRFNDGSRVVCKDVEVQRNSSDPNRIGGTAAGAVIGGLLGNQIGGGNGRKLATVGGAVAGGAIGRNVQGNRQETRGDRIVETRCDRVYR
- a CDS encoding nitroreductase family protein, with the protein product MSSNPFLETSRRRRSQYSLGRNLPISQQATTDLIQEAVRLSPSSFNSQSSRAVILFGDQSQTFWDIVKDALRAIVPADGFAATEAKIDSFAAGAGTVLFYEDQDVVRSLQQQFPLYADNFPVWSEHASAMAQFSVWTALANAGIGASLQHYNPLPDAAVAAQWSLPASWTLRAQMPFGSNEAPFGDKDHIDDAVRFRVHG